Proteins from a single region of Amycolatopsis sp. CA-230715:
- a CDS encoding MFS transporter, which translates to MHVKNRAFAALLLGMLMAQLDGTALSAGLRSLDAELAAGPAIAGVNAAYALTVTVSTPVHGRLGDLVGRRRMVLCSLLLFALASAACAAAPGIGWLIAARAVQGVGGSGLIVGAISGLGELFTKTELVRRAGWQTAVFSIAALGGPPVGGALAAGPGWRWIFLLNLPICLLAVVLGAGSLPGRRVTGERPGFDVLGAALVAVAGSAAVALGTVGALARSPLWTPVLVAAGVAAGAGFAVRQRRAASPLIPPRVFANRAVSRSVLVTAMAGSALFPMITFGGLAAGEGGPAAAGALLLAMTVGQLAVSLSFAVLARRWPAMAAWGRLGCATGVVGMAALAVAPQAGGTGRTVLLAAGLALAGAAFGLTASAYTLLVQSSAPRDRVGTALGALTFARQGGGALGIAVFGWLALVVTGSLDDAGLTVVFAAGALVMAVAWWRAPTRAQEAAGETLVTPVTSAGAASSSS; encoded by the coding sequence ATGCACGTAAAAAATCGCGCCTTCGCGGCGCTGCTCCTGGGGATGCTGATGGCCCAGCTGGACGGCACGGCGCTGTCCGCCGGGCTCCGGTCGCTCGACGCCGAGTTGGCGGCCGGGCCCGCGATCGCCGGGGTCAACGCCGCCTACGCGCTCACCGTCACCGTGTCCACACCGGTTCACGGCAGGCTCGGCGACCTGGTCGGCAGGCGCCGCATGGTCCTCTGCTCGCTGCTGCTGTTCGCCCTCGCCTCGGCGGCCTGCGCGGCGGCGCCCGGGATCGGGTGGCTGATCGCCGCGCGGGCCGTGCAGGGCGTCGGCGGAAGCGGCCTGATCGTCGGTGCGATCAGCGGTCTCGGCGAGCTGTTCACCAAGACCGAGCTGGTGCGCAGGGCGGGTTGGCAGACCGCGGTGTTCTCGATTGCCGCGCTCGGCGGCCCGCCGGTCGGGGGTGCGCTCGCCGCCGGTCCCGGCTGGCGCTGGATCTTCCTGCTCAACCTGCCGATCTGCCTGCTCGCGGTCGTGCTCGGCGCCGGCTCGTTGCCGGGCCGCCGCGTCACCGGCGAACGGCCGGGGTTCGACGTGCTCGGCGCCGCTCTCGTGGCGGTCGCCGGTTCCGCGGCGGTCGCGCTCGGCACCGTCGGCGCGCTCGCCCGAAGTCCATTGTGGACACCCGTGCTGGTGGCGGCGGGAGTGGCCGCCGGTGCGGGATTCGCGGTGCGGCAACGACGGGCGGCGAGCCCGCTGATCCCGCCGCGGGTGTTCGCGAACCGGGCGGTGTCGCGGTCGGTGCTGGTGACCGCGATGGCGGGCAGCGCGCTGTTCCCCATGATCACCTTCGGCGGGCTCGCCGCGGGCGAGGGCGGGCCCGCGGCCGCCGGCGCGCTCCTGCTCGCGATGACCGTCGGCCAGCTCGCCGTCTCGCTGTCGTTCGCCGTGCTCGCCAGGCGATGGCCAGCGATGGCCGCATGGGGCCGTCTCGGCTGCGCGACCGGCGTGGTGGGCATGGCCGCGCTCGCGGTGGCGCCCCAGGCCGGTGGCACCGGGCGGACCGTGCTGCTGGCCGCCGGGCTGGCGCTGGCGGGCGCCGCGTTCGGGCTGACCGCCTCCGCCTACACGCTGCTGGTGCAGTCCAGCGCGCCGCGCGACCGGGTCGGCACCGCGCTCGGTGCGCTGACCTTCGCCCGCCAGGGCGGCGGGGCGCTGGGCATCGCCGTGTTCGGCTGGCTGGCGCTGGTCGTCACCGGGTCGCTCGACGACGCCGGGCTGACCGTGGTGTTCGCCGCGGGCGCGTTGGTGATGGCCGTCGCGTGGTGGCGCGCGCCGACACGGGCGCAGGAGGCCGCGGGGGAGACGCTCGTCACCCCTGTCACATCCGCCGGAGCTGCCTCGTCCTCGTCATGA
- a CDS encoding sigma-70 family RNA polymerase sigma factor encodes MSTTEQDLDGLASEFAGLRAHLTAVAYRLTGTVSDAEDAVQESWLRLAGLAPGKRAEIRDRKAWLTTVVSRICLDRLRSAAVQREQYVGQWLPEPIVTPLEGAPGENPLDVAVRDEGIRMAAMVVLDKLTPEQRVAFVLHDAFSVPFGEIASILGCSPEAARQHGSRGRRAVDDAGPPLRTTLEEQQALLEKFMVAMMTGDIQAVAEALHPDVVLIGDSNGKARTSRQIMVGGDKIMRFLQGLLRKYRPGSFESAVPVLVNGDLGLYMPPNPGDDGHIALDAHVNTFAISGGRIIAIYDCANPDKLSRVPSAGTGTRQASPDVKP; translated from the coding sequence GTGAGCACCACCGAGCAGGACCTGGACGGCCTGGCGAGCGAGTTCGCCGGGCTGAGGGCACATCTGACCGCCGTCGCGTACCGCTTGACCGGCACGGTTTCCGACGCCGAGGACGCCGTGCAGGAGTCGTGGCTGCGCCTGGCCGGGCTCGCGCCGGGCAAGCGCGCCGAGATCCGCGACCGGAAGGCCTGGCTGACCACGGTGGTCAGCCGGATCTGCCTCGACCGGCTCCGCTCGGCCGCCGTGCAGCGCGAGCAGTACGTCGGCCAGTGGCTGCCGGAGCCGATCGTCACCCCGCTCGAAGGCGCGCCAGGCGAGAACCCGCTCGACGTGGCCGTGCGCGACGAAGGCATCCGGATGGCCGCGATGGTCGTGCTCGACAAGCTCACCCCGGAGCAGCGCGTGGCGTTCGTGCTGCACGACGCGTTCTCGGTGCCGTTCGGTGAGATCGCGAGCATTCTCGGCTGCTCTCCCGAGGCCGCGCGCCAGCACGGTTCGCGGGGGCGCCGCGCGGTCGACGACGCCGGCCCGCCACTGCGGACCACGCTCGAAGAACAGCAGGCGCTGCTGGAGAAGTTCATGGTCGCGATGATGACCGGGGACATCCAGGCCGTCGCCGAAGCGCTGCACCCGGACGTCGTGCTCATCGGCGACTCGAACGGCAAGGCGCGCACCTCGCGGCAGATCATGGTCGGCGGCGACAAGATCATGCGCTTCCTGCAGGGCCTGCTGCGCAAGTACCGGCCCGGTTCGTTCGAAAGCGCCGTCCCGGTGCTGGTCAACGGCGACCTCGGGCTCTACATGCCGCCCAACCCCGGCGACGACGGCCACATCGCGCTCGACGCGCACGTGAACACCTTCGCCATCTCCGGCGGGCGGATCATCGCGATCTACGACTGCGCCAACCCTGACAAGCTGTCACGGGTGCCGTCGGCTGGCACCGGGACGAGGCAGGCGTCCCCCGACGTGAAGCCCTGA
- the dnaG gene encoding DNA primase, which yields MSPVAGRIRESDIAEVRNRNRIDEVIGDYVALRRGGGALKGLCPFHDEKTPSFNVRPTHGTFHCFGCGEGGDVIKFIMQIEKLSFVESVERLADRAGFRLTYEGGGGSVQRDRGTRTRMVEAHRIAAKFYAEQLNTPEGQTAREFLTQRGFDQAAAATFGCGFAPAGWDKLTKLLLNQGFELKELITAGLVKEGRQGPIDRFHRRLLWPIKDLSGDVVGFGARRLFDDDRIEAKYLNTSETPIYHKSEVLFGLDMAKREISKRHQVVVVEGYTDVMAMHAAGVPTAVASSGTAFGQDHMKVLRRLLMDDDAFRGEVIFTFDGDEAGQKAALKAFEGDQTFAGQTYIAIAPDGMDPCELRLAKGDAAVKDLVARRTPLFEFAIRSMLRGYDLDSVDGQVAALRDTVPVVAQIKDRAKRDGYATKLSWWVGWQDEAMVVRRVRASSGTKAAPKRSAPKAPAPAQAESQDVPRPAPGDPRLIAQREALKAALQEPAIAGPEYDALPEEAFTHPVYVSVHRAVLAAGGASSGLTGPALIDAATPHCPQGTPRRVMSELSVEPLRAKGDADARYVGGVLAAVQENLVGRQIGEIKSKLQRLSPVEAADEYRALFGDLVALEQYRKALREQAVGGMD from the coding sequence CTGTCTCCCGTGGCAGGCCGGATCCGGGAAAGTGACATCGCGGAAGTGCGTAACCGCAACCGGATCGACGAGGTGATCGGCGATTACGTCGCCCTGCGCCGGGGCGGGGGCGCGCTCAAGGGGCTCTGCCCGTTCCACGACGAGAAGACCCCGTCGTTCAACGTGCGGCCGACGCACGGCACCTTCCACTGCTTCGGCTGTGGCGAGGGCGGCGACGTCATCAAGTTCATCATGCAGATCGAGAAGCTCTCGTTCGTCGAATCGGTGGAGCGCCTCGCCGACCGCGCCGGGTTCCGGCTGACCTACGAGGGTGGTGGCGGCAGCGTCCAGCGCGACCGCGGCACCCGCACGCGCATGGTGGAAGCGCACCGGATCGCGGCGAAGTTCTACGCCGAGCAGCTCAACACCCCGGAGGGGCAGACCGCGCGCGAGTTCCTCACCCAGCGCGGGTTCGACCAGGCTGCCGCGGCGACCTTCGGCTGCGGCTTCGCGCCCGCGGGCTGGGACAAGCTGACGAAGCTCCTGCTCAACCAGGGCTTCGAGCTGAAGGAGCTGATCACGGCCGGGCTGGTCAAGGAGGGCCGCCAGGGCCCGATCGACCGGTTCCACCGCCGCCTGCTGTGGCCGATCAAGGACCTCTCCGGCGACGTCGTCGGGTTCGGCGCGCGCCGCCTGTTCGACGACGACCGCATCGAGGCCAAGTACCTCAACACCAGCGAAACCCCGATCTACCACAAGTCCGAAGTGCTCTTCGGCCTCGACATGGCCAAGCGCGAGATCTCGAAACGGCACCAGGTCGTCGTCGTCGAGGGCTACACCGACGTGATGGCGATGCACGCGGCGGGCGTGCCGACCGCGGTCGCTTCCTCCGGCACCGCGTTCGGCCAGGACCACATGAAGGTGCTGCGCAGGCTCCTGATGGACGACGACGCGTTCCGCGGCGAGGTGATCTTCACCTTCGACGGCGACGAAGCGGGGCAGAAGGCCGCGCTCAAGGCGTTCGAGGGCGACCAGACCTTCGCGGGCCAGACCTACATCGCGATCGCGCCGGACGGCATGGACCCGTGCGAGCTGCGGCTGGCCAAGGGGGACGCGGCGGTCAAGGACCTGGTCGCCCGGCGCACCCCGCTGTTCGAGTTCGCGATCCGCAGCATGCTGCGCGGGTACGACCTCGACTCGGTGGACGGCCAGGTCGCCGCCCTGCGCGACACCGTGCCGGTGGTGGCCCAGATCAAGGACAGGGCCAAGCGCGACGGGTACGCGACGAAGCTGTCCTGGTGGGTCGGCTGGCAGGACGAGGCGATGGTGGTGCGCCGCGTCCGGGCGAGTTCGGGCACGAAGGCCGCGCCGAAGCGCTCGGCGCCCAAGGCCCCGGCGCCCGCGCAGGCCGAGTCGCAGGACGTGCCGAGGCCCGCGCCCGGCGATCCGCGTCTGATCGCGCAACGCGAGGCGCTCAAGGCGGCGCTGCAGGAACCCGCGATCGCCGGGCCCGAGTACGACGCACTGCCCGAAGAGGCGTTCACCCATCCCGTCTACGTCTCGGTGCACCGCGCGGTGCTCGCCGCCGGTGGCGCGTCGAGCGGGCTCACCGGACCGGCCCTGATCGACGCCGCCACCCCGCACTGTCCACAAGGGACGCCGCGAAGGGTGATGAGCGAACTGTCGGTGGAACCGTTGCGCGCCAAGGGGGATGCCGACGCGCGCTACGTCGGCGGGGTGCTCGCCGCGGTGCAGGAGAACCTGGTCGGCAGGCAGATCGGCGAGATCAAGTCGAAGCTGCAACGGCTTTCGCCGGTGGAGGCCGCTGACGAGTACCGCGCCCTGTTCGGCGATCTCGTCGCGCTCGAGCAGTACCGCAAGGCGCTGCGGGAGCAGGCCGTCGGCGGGATGGACTGA
- a CDS encoding MerR family transcriptional regulator — MRIGELARRTGVSERSLRYYEQQGLLAAERTPGGQRDYPARAVDRVIRIQELFAAGLHSKKIARLLPCMRDTDGGPSETATTQLVDELIAEQQRIDRMIVELTNSRDVLGEVIDAASESHG; from the coding sequence ATGCGGATCGGTGAGCTCGCCCGGCGCACGGGGGTCAGCGAACGGTCGCTGCGTTATTACGAGCAGCAGGGACTGCTCGCGGCCGAGCGCACTCCCGGCGGCCAGCGCGACTATCCGGCGCGGGCCGTCGACCGGGTCATCCGCATCCAGGAGCTGTTCGCCGCGGGTCTGCACAGCAAGAAGATCGCGCGGCTGCTCCCGTGCATGCGGGACACGGACGGCGGGCCTTCCGAGACCGCCACCACCCAGCTGGTCGACGAGCTGATCGCCGAGCAGCAGCGGATCGACCGGATGATCGTCGAACTGACCAACTCCCGTGACGTGCTCGGCGAAGTGATCGACGCGGCCTCGGAGTCGCACGGCTGA
- a CDS encoding polysaccharide deacetylase family protein, translated as MTNPMENELFDYSPITERPTITWPGGARVAAYIGLNVEHFLVDRPSTSIWPGSAALVPDALNYGWRDYGARVGIWRTIQSLDRHGIRASALVNSAVAEHYPQIITAGVARDWAWLAHGRTNSILHTGMTRDEERVFLTDIVDTITTATDRRPQGWMGPGLTETFNTPALLAELGLSYVLDWTNDDQPYRLNTPGMLSVPYSVELNDLLLFSKGFTGPDFLQMVKDQYEQLHTDSEHSGRVLALALHPFVIGQPFRHKYLDQALEYLAAQPDIWLTTSDEIADHYRSTVDEH; from the coding sequence ATGACGAACCCCATGGAGAACGAACTCTTCGACTACAGCCCGATCACCGAGCGTCCGACGATCACCTGGCCCGGCGGTGCCCGCGTCGCCGCCTACATCGGTCTCAACGTGGAGCACTTCCTCGTCGACCGCCCCTCCACCAGCATCTGGCCCGGCTCAGCGGCGCTGGTCCCCGACGCCCTCAACTACGGCTGGCGCGATTACGGCGCGAGGGTGGGCATCTGGCGCACGATCCAGAGCCTGGACCGGCACGGCATCCGGGCAAGCGCCTTGGTCAACTCGGCGGTCGCCGAGCACTACCCGCAGATCATCACGGCGGGGGTCGCTCGGGACTGGGCGTGGCTCGCGCACGGGCGGACCAACTCGATCCTGCACACCGGCATGACCCGCGACGAAGAACGCGTTTTCCTCACCGACATCGTCGACACCATCACCACCGCGACCGACCGGCGGCCGCAAGGCTGGATGGGGCCCGGTCTCACCGAAACGTTCAACACCCCGGCGTTGCTCGCCGAACTCGGCCTCAGCTACGTACTGGACTGGACCAATGACGACCAGCCCTACCGGCTGAACACACCCGGCATGCTCAGTGTCCCGTACTCGGTCGAGCTCAACGACCTGCTCCTGTTCAGCAAAGGCTTCACCGGGCCGGACTTCCTCCAGATGGTCAAGGACCAGTACGAACAACTGCACACCGACTCCGAACACAGCGGCCGCGTCCTGGCTCTCGCCCTGCACCCGTTCGTGATCGGCCAACCCTTCCGGCACAAGTACCTCGACCAAGCGCTGGAATACCTCGCCGCGCAACCCGACATCTGGCTGACCACCAGCGACGAGATCGCCGACCACTACCGAAGCACCGTCGACGAGCACTGA
- a CDS encoding trans-aconitate 2-methyltransferase — MWDPGKYLDYADLRGRPFHDLVARIGHPSPRRVVDLGCGPGNLTRTLALRWPGAVVEASDNSPEMVAAAREAGIDAQLVDVRDWSPREDTDVVVTNAVLQWVPEHRALLRKWVAALPSGAWFAMQVPGNLNAPSHVLLRQLAASGEWAERLRGANLRDADAVDDPIDYANLFAELGCRVDAWETTYAQRLTGPDAVLEWITGTALRPVKAALGDAEWTRFRAQLAPMLDEVYPPRPDGTTWFPFRRVFAVAKTP, encoded by the coding sequence ATGTGGGATCCGGGAAAGTACCTCGACTACGCCGACCTGCGCGGACGGCCGTTCCACGACCTGGTCGCCCGCATCGGCCACCCTTCGCCGCGCCGCGTGGTCGACCTCGGCTGCGGCCCGGGAAACCTCACCAGGACGCTCGCGCTCCGCTGGCCGGGCGCGGTCGTCGAAGCCTCGGACAACTCGCCCGAGATGGTCGCCGCGGCGCGTGAGGCCGGTATCGACGCCCAGCTCGTCGACGTCCGCGACTGGTCACCCCGCGAGGACACGGACGTCGTGGTGACGAACGCCGTGCTGCAGTGGGTGCCCGAACACCGCGCCCTGCTGCGCAAGTGGGTGGCCGCGCTCCCGTCAGGCGCGTGGTTCGCGATGCAGGTGCCCGGCAACCTGAACGCGCCGTCGCACGTGCTGCTGCGCCAGCTCGCGGCGAGCGGGGAATGGGCGGAGCGGCTGCGCGGCGCGAACCTCCGCGACGCGGACGCCGTGGACGACCCGATCGACTACGCGAACCTGTTCGCCGAACTCGGCTGCCGCGTGGACGCCTGGGAAACCACCTACGCGCAGCGGCTCACCGGCCCCGATGCCGTGCTCGAATGGATCACCGGTACCGCGCTCCGGCCCGTCAAAGCGGCGCTCGGCGACGCCGAGTGGACCCGCTTCCGCGCGCAGCTGGCACCGATGCTGGACGAGGTCTACCCGCCGCGCCCCGACGGCACCACCTGGTTCCCGTTCCGCCGCGTCTTCGCCGTCGCCAAGACCCCCTGA
- a CDS encoding glycoside hydrolase family 99-like domain-containing protein, whose product MRSLRAMAAAVLVAVSLVQVPEGQAVPASAGAAAGSSSEAKVVDPVPLLELRTAGGKGWFWTLSQAEQSSAVGQYGMTALSSKLGYLRRQPFEGSQPVFRLRSAAAPTYLLTASADERRQLVASGRFADEGVLGYAATTKVPGTDALLRMSNGAEWRVVPAAQEKAFAAKGYRTDGPLGYVWTAFHRTGAIYFATWDKNGNQAMMRNVERVYGRAQDPWGGLRDFAGAGVPRNAWHWPDEDFSDRQPAIGYYDDSDPETLRKQIAQAAGSGLRYFSFYWYWNPANGGGENYIDGLKAFLRAQNRSGIDFNVLPCMHPWKDGDVSLNIPDEQITKAANTLVDTYLTQPNYLRANDGRPIIGVCDARGIGNGSESGMDNADTKRFNDAIRARAKEKLGEDVLITLNGGLPPAGTGFDGSQCLGQFDESRSYQRYVDRQREFFKAYPGVLVRCATSDFDERPRIGILIGDPGPDPAAQAKAFRWFPDADLPKYRQLLTNIGTDIAESTRPSTVDNFVSLYAWNEWHEGGYVEPNKRDGCAYLDTTRAALNLTTGTGCTPNPN is encoded by the coding sequence ATGCGTTCGTTGCGCGCCATGGCCGCGGCCGTTCTCGTCGCCGTGAGCCTCGTCCAGGTGCCGGAAGGGCAGGCCGTCCCAGCGTCGGCCGGTGCCGCGGCCGGTTCGTCGTCGGAGGCCAAGGTCGTCGATCCGGTTCCGCTTCTCGAACTGCGCACCGCGGGCGGGAAGGGCTGGTTCTGGACACTGTCGCAGGCCGAACAGTCTTCGGCGGTCGGGCAGTACGGTATGACCGCGTTGAGCAGCAAGCTCGGGTACCTGCGCAGGCAGCCGTTCGAGGGCAGCCAGCCCGTCTTCCGGTTGCGCTCCGCCGCTGCGCCGACGTACCTGCTGACCGCTTCCGCCGACGAGCGCCGGCAGCTCGTGGCGTCCGGTCGTTTCGCGGACGAGGGGGTGCTGGGCTACGCGGCCACCACCAAGGTCCCCGGCACGGACGCGCTGCTGCGGATGTCGAACGGCGCCGAGTGGCGCGTGGTTCCCGCCGCGCAGGAGAAAGCGTTCGCGGCCAAGGGGTATCGCACCGACGGCCCGCTCGGGTACGTCTGGACCGCGTTCCACCGCACCGGCGCGATCTACTTCGCCACCTGGGACAAGAACGGCAACCAGGCGATGATGCGCAACGTCGAGCGGGTCTACGGCAGGGCGCAGGACCCGTGGGGCGGGCTGCGCGACTTCGCGGGCGCCGGGGTGCCGCGCAACGCGTGGCACTGGCCGGACGAGGACTTCTCCGACCGCCAGCCCGCCATCGGCTACTACGACGACTCCGACCCCGAAACGCTGCGCAAGCAGATCGCCCAAGCCGCGGGATCCGGGCTGCGGTACTTCAGCTTCTACTGGTACTGGAATCCCGCGAACGGCGGCGGCGAGAACTACATCGACGGCCTCAAGGCCTTTTTGCGGGCGCAGAACCGGTCCGGCATCGATTTCAACGTGCTTCCCTGCATGCACCCGTGGAAAGACGGCGACGTCAGCCTGAACATCCCGGACGAGCAGATCACAAAAGCCGCGAACACCCTTGTCGACACCTACCTGACGCAACCCAACTACCTCCGGGCCAACGACGGCAGGCCGATCATCGGCGTGTGCGACGCGCGCGGCATCGGGAACGGCTCGGAGTCCGGTATGGACAACGCGGACACCAAGCGGTTCAACGACGCCATCCGGGCGCGGGCGAAGGAAAAGCTCGGCGAGGACGTGCTCATCACCCTCAACGGCGGGCTTCCCCCGGCGGGCACCGGATTCGACGGCAGCCAATGCCTCGGCCAGTTCGACGAGTCCCGGTCCTACCAGCGCTACGTCGACCGCCAGCGGGAGTTCTTCAAGGCATATCCCGGAGTTCTCGTGCGCTGCGCGACTTCGGACTTCGACGAGCGGCCCCGGATCGGGATCCTGATCGGCGACCCCGGCCCGGACCCGGCGGCGCAGGCCAAGGCGTTCCGGTGGTTCCCCGACGCCGACCTGCCGAAGTACCGGCAGCTACTCACCAACATCGGCACCGATATCGCCGAATCGACCCGTCCCTCCACAGTGGACAACTTTGTGTCGTTGTACGCCTGGAACGAATGGCACGAAGGCGGCTACGTCGAACCGAACAAACGAGACGGGTGCGCCTACCTCGACACCACGCGGGCCGCGCTGAACCTCACCACCGGCACGGGCTGTACTCCGAACCCGAACTAG
- a CDS encoding MarR family winged helix-turn-helix transcriptional regulator has protein sequence MPGAGAALFRLVRFWTRRWAPGVASGIRGHDENVQNVYVVEAIASAGDARSEVTVADIAHQIGIDRSVASRMIAVAVGAGYVRRETSGSDARRANLALTPSGEQFLADSHAYQQRTFESLVAHWPADDRRRFAGYLRRLAKEVIDEPPVGSTNRS, from the coding sequence ATGCCTGGCGCCGGCGCCGCGCTCTTCCGGCTGGTGCGCTTCTGGACGCGCCGCTGGGCCCCCGGGGTCGCCAGCGGCATCAGGGGGCACGACGAGAACGTCCAGAACGTCTACGTCGTCGAGGCGATCGCGAGCGCCGGTGACGCGCGCAGCGAGGTGACCGTCGCCGACATCGCGCACCAGATCGGCATCGACCGGTCGGTGGCGAGCAGGATGATCGCGGTCGCGGTGGGCGCGGGCTACGTCCGCCGTGAGACCTCGGGCAGCGACGCCCGGCGAGCCAACCTCGCGCTCACGCCGTCCGGTGAACAGTTCCTCGCCGACTCGCACGCCTACCAGCAGCGGACGTTCGAGTCGCTCGTGGCGCACTGGCCCGCGGACGACCGCCGCCGGTTCGCCGGCTACCTGCGCAGGCTCGCGAAGGAAGTCATCGACGAGCCGCCGGTGGGCTCTACGAACCGGTCGTGA
- a CDS encoding carboxymuconolactone decarboxylase family protein, whose product MSRIPGVPTKAASRLTRLAYRFARKKYGAVPEPVTVSAHHPGLMWAGAVHELMIERAATTLPPAVRDLAVYRTAVQLGCSWCVDFGTMLIKHKGLDIDRLKHIDEYATSDLFTGEERLALAYADAMTASPVAVTDEQVAELETAFGRKGLLELTYMIAVENLRGRMNSALDITDQGFTSGDACLVPVPADGTRDSLSGLAQS is encoded by the coding sequence ATGTCCCGCATCCCCGGCGTCCCGACGAAGGCCGCGAGCAGGCTCACCCGGCTCGCCTACCGGTTCGCGCGCAAGAAGTACGGCGCCGTGCCGGAGCCGGTCACCGTGAGCGCGCACCACCCCGGCCTGATGTGGGCAGGCGCGGTGCACGAGCTGATGATCGAGCGCGCCGCGACGACGCTGCCGCCCGCCGTGCGCGATCTCGCCGTGTACCGCACCGCCGTCCAGCTCGGCTGCAGCTGGTGCGTGGACTTCGGCACCATGCTGATCAAGCACAAGGGGCTCGACATCGACCGGCTCAAGCACATCGACGAGTACGCGACCTCGGACCTGTTCACCGGCGAGGAACGGCTGGCGCTGGCCTACGCCGACGCGATGACCGCATCCCCGGTCGCGGTCACCGACGAGCAGGTCGCCGAGCTGGAAACCGCGTTCGGGCGCAAGGGCCTGCTCGAACTGACCTACATGATCGCGGTGGAGAACCTGCGTGGCCGGATGAACAGCGCGCTCGACATCACCGATCAGGGCTTCACGTCGGGGGACGCCTGCCTCGTCCCGGTGCCAGCCGACGGCACCCGTGACAGCTTGTCAGGGTTGGCGCAGTCGTAG